A genomic window from Pseudocitrobacter corydidari includes:
- a CDS encoding phage/plasmid replication domain-containing protein, whose product MFYDWLTIEQDFGYQLPILSDVAYQRIHLESGEASALSQPTFQHKGSFCDVISISIRGSLLKVSGNPSRWGRLDNLFGLKSVDACVYVYNEILSSLGLPVFTKCTRLMPRQGKENEAVSLVADGACIRELHITSNRSVGKGNEDAYISGLSTLPYRNSVPRLHSNGKSVDWLSKKGNASLIYPTVYNKAHELALHSLQKIKSKFGDNSKEYNYLIKIVEYCSENGIVRFEQKLKSRFLQKYHYLYWGLSDYSCLNELHNQFVNLDKTLSVTAMDFDTISEHLISQGVVDSTRSANTTAMYAIQWMHGHSFDFNKKQVQTHRARLRKIGIDIAQRCNIAKFSPVIVKNKRDVVVSDCKIPDWYHKASHLKVA is encoded by the coding sequence ATGTTTTACGACTGGTTAACTATCGAACAGGATTTCGGCTATCAGTTGCCGATACTGAGCGATGTTGCTTATCAGCGTATACATCTTGAAAGCGGCGAGGCTTCAGCACTAAGCCAGCCCACATTCCAGCATAAGGGATCCTTTTGTGATGTCATTTCGATCTCAATACGAGGATCATTGCTTAAGGTCTCAGGTAACCCGTCACGTTGGGGGAGGCTTGATAATCTTTTTGGTCTTAAGAGTGTTGATGCCTGCGTTTATGTTTACAACGAAATTCTTTCTTCTCTTGGTTTGCCAGTTTTTACAAAATGTACTCGGTTAATGCCAAGGCAAGGGAAAGAAAATGAAGCTGTTTCATTAGTCGCTGACGGTGCATGCATCAGAGAGTTACACATTACTTCAAATCGTTCTGTTGGAAAAGGTAACGAAGACGCCTATATTTCAGGCCTGTCTACATTACCATACAGAAATAGCGTTCCACGGCTCCATAGTAATGGTAAATCTGTTGACTGGTTATCTAAGAAAGGAAATGCCAGCCTTATTTACCCAACAGTATATAACAAAGCACATGAACTAGCATTGCATTCACTACAAAAAATAAAATCAAAATTTGGTGATAACTCTAAAGAATATAACTACTTAATTAAAATAGTTGAGTATTGTTCAGAAAATGGCATTGTAAGATTTGAGCAAAAGTTAAAATCTAGATTTCTACAAAAATATCATTATTTATATTGGGGCTTATCAGATTACTCATGCTTGAACGAATTACATAACCAATTTGTTAATCTTGATAAAACATTATCGGTGACTGCTATGGATTTTGATACTATCAGTGAACATTTAATCTCTCAGGGTGTTGTCGATAGTACAAGGTCGGCAAACACTACAGCTATGTATGCAATACAGTGGATGCATGGACATTCATTCGATTTTAATAAAAAACAAGTACAGACGCACAGAGCAAGACTTAGAAAAATAGGCATTGATATCGCTCAACGTTGCAATATAGCAAAATTCAGCCCTGTTATTGTGAAAAATAAAAGAGATGTTGTTGTTTCTGATTGTAAAATTCCAGACTGGTATCATAAAGCAAGTCATTTAAAAGTTGCCTAA
- a CDS encoding DUF2523 family protein has product MFGILVSAFNVALGFVLRTVVVKFILFFGLYFVVQAFVPVLASLLPKSVDIAGLFSSLPDSVWFFVNMFMVTEGIKLMFSALLTRFIIRRIPLIG; this is encoded by the coding sequence ATGTTCGGTATTCTGGTTTCAGCCTTTAACGTGGCGCTTGGTTTTGTGCTACGAACTGTGGTTGTTAAATTCATTCTGTTTTTTGGCCTGTATTTTGTCGTACAGGCGTTTGTTCCGGTTCTGGCGTCACTGTTGCCAAAATCTGTTGATATTGCCGGGTTATTTTCCTCACTGCCTGACAGCGTATGGTTTTTCGTGAATATGTTTATGGTCACGGAAGGAATTAAATTGATGTTTTCAGCATTGTTAACGCGTTTTATTATTCGTCGCATTCCTCTGATTGGTTAA
- a CDS encoding type II secretion system protein GspD, with translation MKLITGLLFLLVPGLVMAKGVSLELNAVPLPQALNMIYVQVFDKPFMLDPELAKSDKVVTFRITPDIDERAFIKRYLGNMNIAIYNKQGIDYVAPFTPKAYVPPQETFVYRPRFRSVAYLSDILAGQFTGQFNSQRNSLPSGQISPEAAVAGTASDFMNRTGDVLVYYGRKSEIKRLQTLLPLIDTASEEVIVAAYVFEVQTSERNGSGLALAAKLLSGKLNIQIGASGGFDNFIRVNTGSLDALYELFRTDSRFHVVSSPRLRVKDGASATFSVGNEVPVLGQVSYADNRPIQSIEYRSSGVILDVKPQIRTDNIDLVIRQQLSSFAKTDTGVNNSPTLIKREVNTEVSAADGDIILLGGLAESKVTNADTGFSFLPKGWLTSSSDEKNKTDILVVLQAKKVRRASAAHAPSSHEERAR, from the coding sequence ATGAAGCTGATAACAGGTTTACTTTTTTTACTGGTTCCGGGGCTGGTTATGGCGAAGGGCGTCAGTCTGGAGCTCAACGCTGTTCCGCTGCCGCAGGCGCTGAACATGATTTACGTTCAGGTGTTCGATAAGCCGTTTATGCTTGACCCGGAGCTTGCCAAATCCGATAAGGTGGTGACGTTCCGTATCACGCCGGATATCGATGAACGGGCATTTATTAAGCGCTATCTCGGCAATATGAACATTGCGATTTATAACAAACAGGGCATTGACTACGTGGCGCCGTTCACGCCGAAAGCGTATGTGCCACCGCAGGAGACCTTTGTTTATCGTCCGCGCTTCCGTTCCGTGGCGTATCTTTCTGACATTCTGGCCGGGCAGTTTACCGGGCAGTTTAACAGCCAGCGTAATTCGTTACCGTCCGGGCAGATATCACCGGAAGCGGCTGTAGCGGGTACGGCATCGGACTTCATGAACCGTACCGGGGATGTGCTGGTTTATTATGGCCGGAAGTCAGAAATTAAGCGGTTGCAGACGCTGTTACCGCTGATTGATACCGCTTCTGAGGAAGTGATTGTGGCCGCTTACGTGTTTGAGGTTCAGACCAGCGAGCGTAACGGCTCAGGGTTGGCACTGGCGGCGAAGCTGCTTTCCGGTAAGCTGAATATTCAGATTGGCGCATCGGGTGGTTTTGACAACTTTATCCGGGTGAATACAGGCTCTCTCGATGCGTTGTATGAGTTGTTCAGGACGGACAGCCGTTTTCATGTCGTCAGTTCGCCGAGGCTCAGGGTGAAGGATGGCGCATCAGCCACGTTTTCAGTCGGTAATGAGGTTCCGGTGCTGGGCCAGGTGAGTTACGCCGATAACAGGCCGATACAGTCGATTGAATACCGTTCCAGCGGCGTTATTTTGGACGTGAAACCGCAAATCCGGACTGACAATATTGACCTCGTAATCAGGCAACAGCTTTCCAGCTTTGCGAAGACGGATACGGGCGTCAATAACAGCCCGACGCTGATTAAGCGCGAGGTCAATACGGAGGTATCAGCGGCTGACGGGGATATCATTTTGCTGGGTGGTCTGGCTGAGTCGAAGGTCACGAACGCCGATACCGGATTTAGTTTTCTGCCAAAAGGCTGGCTCACCAGTTCATCTGACGAGAAGAATAAGACGGATATTCTTGTCGTGTTACAGGCGAAAAAAGTCAGGCGCGCCAGCGCCGCGCACGCACCGAGTTCCCACGAGGAGCGCGCGCGGTGA
- a CDS encoding DNA-binding protein, whose product MSNYGLFVKGKMLGARQRNKVNGQGYYNEIGIGLEIPDGFGGTKQDQIIIRVSQNLVNAGLMNQANTFIGKLVQIPVYVRAWSMEGREGVTYNFSSDGGIIEIKG is encoded by the coding sequence ATGTCAAATTATGGGTTGTTTGTTAAAGGTAAGATGCTTGGCGCTCGTCAGAGAAACAAGGTGAATGGTCAGGGCTATTATAATGAAATCGGTATTGGCCTTGAAATACCTGATGGTTTTGGTGGTACAAAGCAGGACCAAATTATTATTCGAGTTTCACAAAATCTTGTGAATGCAGGCCTAATGAATCAGGCGAATACTTTTATCGGGAAATTAGTTCAAATTCCCGTGTATGTTCGCGCGTGGTCAATGGAGGGCAGGGAAGGTGTAACTTATAATTTTTCTTCTGACGGCGGCATTATAGAGATAAAGGGATAG
- a CDS encoding zonular occludens toxin family protein, with product MAISAYVGIPGSGKSYEVVASVIIPACIAGRRIVSNIYGLATQSIYDYCVDIKKADRESLGEILLVQNEDVQNDNFFPYKTDSGIAEDTFCRPGDLICIDEAWRIWENDKGIPANHRSFIAEHRHFADEKTGITCDLVVMNQSVANLPRFIKDRVETTYRMSKHVALGLHNRYRVDVFTGIKLFKSNLTNSYQNKYDRAIFPLYKSHENGQGRELVTDKRQNIFSSKMLWFKAAGLLILAVIAIFYLFWFFTSNGNSEPEQQTKDLPAANNSASFVPTAPAKPVVSDKWRLAGRLKRDGQAWVVVADTSGRLRIEPASQFSFDGMMMTGEIDGETVTVYSGAIR from the coding sequence ATGGCTATTTCTGCGTATGTGGGCATTCCGGGTAGCGGTAAATCTTACGAAGTAGTGGCAAGCGTCATTATTCCCGCCTGTATCGCGGGGCGTCGCATTGTCAGTAATATTTACGGCCTTGCCACGCAAAGTATTTATGATTACTGCGTTGATATTAAAAAGGCAGACAGGGAGTCTCTTGGTGAAATTTTACTTGTTCAGAATGAAGACGTTCAGAACGATAACTTTTTCCCTTACAAAACAGACTCAGGCATTGCGGAGGATACGTTCTGTCGTCCGGGGGATTTAATTTGTATTGATGAAGCATGGCGTATATGGGAGAACGATAAGGGCATCCCTGCCAATCATCGTTCTTTCATTGCTGAACATCGTCATTTTGCCGATGAAAAAACGGGTATTACCTGTGATTTAGTGGTTATGAATCAGTCCGTTGCCAACCTTCCGCGATTCATCAAAGACCGGGTGGAAACCACGTACCGCATGAGTAAGCATGTGGCGCTGGGGTTGCACAACCGCTACCGGGTGGACGTATTTACGGGCATTAAACTGTTTAAGTCTAACCTGACGAACAGTTATCAGAATAAATATGACAGGGCGATATTTCCTTTATATAAATCCCATGAAAACGGGCAGGGAAGGGAGCTTGTCACGGATAAACGCCAGAATATTTTCAGTTCCAAAATGCTGTGGTTTAAAGCCGCTGGGTTACTGATTCTGGCGGTGATTGCCATTTTTTATCTGTTCTGGTTCTTTACGTCTAACGGTAATTCAGAGCCTGAACAGCAGACTAAAGATTTACCCGCCGCAAATAATTCAGCGTCTTTTGTACCTACCGCGCCAGCTAAGCCCGTTGTGTCGGACAAATGGCGACTTGCCGGACGGCTTAAACGCGATGGTCAGGCATGGGTTGTTGTTGCAGACACGTCAGGCAGATTGCGTATAGAGCCGGCTTCGCAGTTCAGCTTTGACGGCATGATGATGACGGGTGAAATCGACGGCGAAACGGTGACGGTTTATTCAGGGGCGATACGATGA
- a CDS encoding flagellar export protein FliJ — translation MANYQHIEERQYDPLYPTVNTSVFKKISWSAVFAGVVISIVIYLLLIILGSAIGATTVDPLQEENPLDGLATGAAIWTGISMIISAAVGGFVGGWLAYRHGSLHGVLVFGVNTLICTTFLLMLANSATTGALNIVGSGMQAVGSGIKSVAPSVVREAKEKLDENNINLDDFQNQLELTLRQTGKPELQPEALEQNARNEGEMAQHQVNQGGDITQFIKGLADRNSATFEAADRQALKNIIIARTGKSDAEAEQMVNQAEQNYQAARQKYEELKKEAAQKAREAADKAAAAAAKASWYSFFMLIVMGVVAGAMGRVGYRRQTRTVVTTSPL, via the coding sequence ATGGCTAATTATCAACATATTGAAGAGAGGCAATACGATCCTCTTTATCCGACGGTGAATACATCTGTTTTCAAGAAAATCTCCTGGAGTGCCGTGTTCGCCGGTGTTGTTATCTCCATTGTGATTTATTTACTTCTTATTATTTTAGGTTCAGCAATTGGCGCCACCACGGTTGACCCGCTTCAGGAAGAGAATCCACTGGATGGGCTGGCTACCGGAGCCGCGATATGGACGGGAATTAGCATGATAATTTCCGCAGCAGTAGGCGGTTTTGTTGGTGGCTGGCTCGCTTATCGTCACGGCTCGCTGCATGGCGTGCTTGTGTTTGGCGTCAATACCTTAATTTGTACAACTTTCTTACTGATGTTAGCGAATAGCGCGACAACCGGTGCGCTGAATATTGTTGGCTCAGGAATGCAGGCCGTGGGCAGCGGTATTAAATCGGTTGCGCCTTCGGTTGTAAGGGAGGCGAAAGAAAAATTGGATGAAAATAATATCAACCTCGATGATTTTCAAAATCAACTGGAACTGACATTAAGACAGACCGGTAAACCGGAATTGCAGCCTGAAGCTCTCGAGCAAAACGCACGTAATGAGGGGGAAATGGCACAACATCAGGTTAATCAGGGTGGAGATATTACTCAATTCATCAAAGGTCTTGCCGATAGAAATAGTGCAACATTCGAAGCAGCGGATCGTCAGGCGCTGAAAAATATTATCATTGCGCGTACTGGTAAAAGTGATGCCGAAGCTGAACAGATGGTTAATCAGGCAGAGCAAAATTATCAGGCAGCTCGTCAAAAATATGAGGAGTTGAAAAAAGAGGCTGCGCAAAAAGCGCGTGAGGCTGCTGATAAAGCCGCAGCTGCCGCCGCGAAAGCCAGTTGGTACAGTTTCTTTATGCTTATTGTGATGGGCGTAGTTGCTGGCGCCATGGGGAGAGTGGGGTATCGCCGCCAGACCCGCACGGTCGTCACAACATCACCGCTGTAA
- a CDS encoding pyridoxal phosphate-dependent decarboxylase family protein: MSENNPILSGSAQSIAAYQDAIEQSSKAVVEWLKQPEMYQGKTVDQLRERIHLNFTAEGLGNQATIARAVEYFLKDSLSVHHAQCVAHLHCPSLVISQAAEVLINATNQSMDSWDQSPSATIIEMKLIEWLREQVGYPAGDAGVFTSGGTQSNLMGLMLARDAFFARQGHSIQQNGLTGDLSKIKVFCSESAHFSVQKNMALMGLGYRSVTQVKTDAFSRMDMADLKAKLAQAKANGEQVLAIVATAGTTDAGAIDPLVEITELAAAEKIWVHVDAAWGGALLLSEKYRHYLNGLESADSVTLDFHKQFFQTISCGAFLLKDARHYELMRYQAAYLNSDFDEEHGVPNLVSKSLQTTRRFDALKLWMGLEALGKKQYAEIIDNGVTLAQQVAEFVSAQPHLELVMQPQLASVLFRFRPESGDAAFVALLNQRIGDVLLASGAANVGVTEADGVTCLKLTLLNPTVCLEDVKVLLASVKDTAETLLSR, translated from the coding sequence GTGTCAGAGAATAACCCGATTCTGTCCGGTTCGGCGCAAAGTATTGCCGCTTACCAGGACGCCATCGAGCAAAGCAGCAAAGCGGTTGTTGAATGGTTAAAACAGCCTGAGATGTATCAGGGTAAAACCGTCGATCAGCTGCGCGAGCGTATTCATCTGAACTTCACCGCAGAGGGCCTGGGTAACCAGGCCACTATTGCGCGTGCAGTTGAGTACTTCCTTAAAGACAGTCTTTCTGTGCACCACGCCCAGTGTGTGGCGCATCTGCACTGCCCGAGCCTGGTAATCAGCCAGGCTGCAGAAGTGCTGATCAACGCCACAAACCAGAGCATGGACTCCTGGGATCAAAGCCCGTCAGCCACCATCATCGAGATGAAGCTGATCGAATGGCTGCGCGAGCAGGTAGGTTATCCGGCTGGCGATGCTGGCGTATTCACCAGCGGCGGCACCCAGAGCAACCTGATGGGGCTGATGCTGGCGCGCGATGCTTTCTTTGCTCGCCAGGGGCATTCCATTCAGCAGAATGGTTTGACCGGCGATCTCAGCAAAATCAAAGTGTTCTGCTCTGAAAGCGCACACTTCTCTGTGCAGAAGAATATGGCACTGATGGGCCTGGGCTATCGCTCTGTAACTCAGGTGAAAACCGACGCATTTTCTCGCATGGACATGGCCGACCTGAAAGCCAAACTGGCGCAGGCGAAAGCCAACGGCGAGCAGGTGTTGGCGATTGTCGCTACGGCGGGAACCACCGACGCCGGTGCTATCGATCCGCTGGTCGAGATAACGGAACTGGCCGCAGCCGAAAAGATCTGGGTCCACGTGGATGCCGCATGGGGCGGGGCGCTGCTGCTTTCTGAGAAGTATCGTCACTACCTGAATGGCCTGGAATCCGCAGACTCCGTTACGCTGGATTTCCACAAGCAGTTCTTCCAGACCATCAGCTGCGGCGCGTTCCTGCTGAAGGATGCGCGTCATTATGAACTGATGCGTTACCAGGCGGCGTACCTGAACTCTGATTTCGATGAAGAGCATGGCGTGCCGAACCTGGTGTCCAAATCACTGCAAACCACCCGTCGTTTTGATGCGTTGAAACTGTGGATGGGCCTTGAAGCGCTGGGTAAAAAGCAGTACGCCGAAATCATTGATAACGGTGTAACCCTGGCGCAGCAGGTTGCGGAATTTGTTTCCGCGCAGCCGCACCTGGAACTGGTAATGCAGCCACAGCTGGCAAGCGTGTTGTTCCGCTTCCGTCCGGAATCGGGCGATGCTGCATTTGTTGCTTTGCTCAACCAGCGTATCGGCGACGTGCTGCTGGCATCTGGCGCGGCTAACGTGGGCGTTACGGAAGCTGACGGTGTGACGTGCCTGAAACTGACGCTGCTGAACCCGACCGTTTGCCTGGAGGATGTAAAAGTTCTGCTGGCGAGCGTGAAAGATACGGCTGAGACGTTGTTAAGTCGTTAA
- a CDS encoding helix-turn-helix domain-containing protein, producing the protein MAADKECAERIRLSIIQNFTYDDIENETGISVSTLKRLASGEREPKLIEIRQIAKATGKNPVWLAFGESTLPSPEGVSEDMTAFGYGVDFKLQGHAAGEAAAKTRLMAAIRDIDKDDVVFLEKFIDLLNLDRTINSVKTKRYNYTTEEETLKMLNLPQPKGKK; encoded by the coding sequence ATGGCAGCAGACAAAGAGTGCGCGGAACGTATACGCCTATCCATTATTCAAAATTTCACGTATGACGATATTGAAAATGAGACGGGTATCAGCGTCAGTACCCTCAAAAGGCTGGCGTCTGGTGAAAGAGAACCAAAATTGATAGAAATCAGACAAATAGCTAAAGCGACAGGAAAAAATCCAGTGTGGCTTGCATTTGGTGAGTCAACCCTGCCTTCGCCTGAGGGAGTTAGCGAAGATATGACAGCTTTTGGTTACGGTGTTGATTTTAAGCTACAAGGTCATGCCGCAGGTGAAGCTGCCGCAAAAACGCGCCTTATGGCAGCGATCCGAGACATAGACAAAGATGATGTTGTTTTTCTTGAAAAATTTATAGACCTACTGAATCTGGATCGCACAATAAACAGTGTTAAAACCAAACGCTACAATTACACAACAGAAGAAGAAACGCTGAAGATGCTAAACCTTCCGCAGCCGAAGGGGAAAAAGTGA
- a CDS encoding diaminobutyrate--2-oxoglutarate transaminase, which translates to MMTDKVRIDTLSANSLPQSNDTFLARQAEFESNVRSYPRKLPLAIAKAQGVWITDVENNQYLDCLAGAGTLALGHNHPDVLQSIQSVISSGLPLHTLDLTTPLKDEFSSYLLSLLPGQGKEYCLQFTGPSGADAVEAALKLAKKVTGRSSIISFSGGYHGMTHGALSVTGNLSPKEAVSNMMPEVQFMPYPHQYRCPLGIGGDAGVKALTYYFENLINDVESGVRKPAAVILEAVQGEGGVNPAPVEWLQRIRKVTQEHGILLIIDEVQAGFARTGKLFAFEHAGIEPDIIVMSKAVGGGLPLAVLGIKKQFDAWAPGHHTGTFRGNQLAMATGLTTLKILKDDNIADKVAAQGEWLKGKLAELQKRYPVIGHVRGLGLMIGLEIVKPNEAKDHMGCYPADGELSALLQKKCFESGLILERGGRNGCVLRLLPSLLITNAELEIFLDKFENALLGAGVKPV; encoded by the coding sequence ATGATGACGGATAAAGTCCGTATTGATACTTTAAGTGCTAATTCATTACCACAAAGCAATGATACCTTTTTAGCAAGACAAGCTGAGTTTGAATCCAATGTTCGAAGTTATCCACGTAAACTGCCGCTGGCGATTGCCAAAGCGCAGGGCGTTTGGATCACCGACGTTGAAAATAATCAATATCTTGATTGTCTGGCAGGCGCTGGCACCCTGGCGCTGGGTCATAATCATCCTGACGTGCTTCAAAGCATTCAAAGTGTCATCAGCAGCGGCTTACCGTTACATACGCTTGACCTTACCACACCTTTAAAAGATGAATTTTCATCTTATTTACTCTCTTTATTGCCGGGTCAGGGCAAAGAGTACTGCCTGCAATTTACCGGCCCATCCGGCGCTGACGCCGTAGAAGCTGCGCTCAAGCTGGCGAAAAAAGTGACCGGTCGTTCCAGCATTATCAGCTTCTCTGGCGGCTACCACGGGATGACGCATGGCGCGCTTTCCGTCACCGGTAACCTGTCACCGAAAGAAGCCGTTTCCAACATGATGCCGGAAGTGCAGTTCATGCCGTATCCGCATCAGTACCGCTGCCCGCTGGGCATTGGCGGTGACGCGGGTGTTAAAGCGTTGACGTACTACTTCGAAAACCTGATTAACGACGTGGAAAGCGGCGTGCGTAAACCGGCTGCGGTGATCCTCGAAGCGGTACAGGGCGAGGGTGGTGTTAACCCGGCTCCGGTCGAGTGGCTGCAACGCATTCGTAAAGTTACCCAGGAACACGGCATTCTGCTGATTATCGATGAAGTACAGGCGGGCTTTGCACGTACCGGTAAACTGTTCGCCTTCGAACATGCGGGTATTGAGCCAGACATCATCGTGATGTCTAAAGCTGTCGGTGGCGGTCTGCCGCTGGCTGTGCTGGGTATTAAGAAACAGTTCGACGCCTGGGCACCGGGCCACCACACGGGTACCTTCCGTGGTAACCAGCTGGCAATGGCCACGGGCCTGACCACGCTGAAGATCCTGAAAGACGACAACATTGCTGACAAAGTCGCCGCCCAGGGCGAGTGGCTGAAAGGCAAACTGGCTGAACTGCAAAAACGTTATCCGGTAATCGGTCACGTTCGCGGTCTGGGTCTGATGATCGGCCTGGAAATCGTGAAGCCGAACGAAGCGAAAGATCACATGGGTTGCTACCCGGCGGATGGCGAGCTTTCCGCGCTGTTGCAGAAAAAATGCTTTGAGTCCGGTCTGATTCTGGAGCGTGGCGGTCGTAACGGTTGCGTACTGCGTCTGCTGCCGTCTCTGCTGATCACCAATGCTGAGCTGGAAATTTTCCTCGATAAATTTGAAAACGCCTTGCTGGGCGCTGGCGTGAAGCCGGTTTAA